The genomic interval GAGAGACCTAACACCGTCCTTTCATCCACGGCGTGGGTCCAGGCGGCAGCTGGTTAGGTTATCTTAGGTTATCAACTGGTAACGATAATTGCGCCAAAAGAAATAAGTATTAGTTTTATGGATCTTTTTTTATTATTTTCTATGAATAGATAGTATAGCGCTAATATTGCTATAACTCCAAAGCTAAATGCACCTATATATCTACTCATAAATAAAGATATAGATGTTAAAAAAATAAGTATATAATTAAAGTTATTCGGTTTTTCTGTTTTGAGTAAAGAATATATAGACAAGCAAAAAAGTAGTAAAAGAAATATAAATAATGTTTCACTCCATGTGTAGCTGTAAATACATATAAAAGATGAAAAAAATAAAACTAAAGCATAAAGATAAGATTGTCTCCTGAATGTTTTTCGTATTGTAATCAATATACCTAAAATTAAGAGAATATTAGTAAGCTTGGAAGCCCAAAAGACTGATAAGTTAGAAATTTTGGCCACAATGAATATCAATGTTGGATATCCTACCGGCCAGACAGCAAAAGGCTCTCTCCTTAAGTCATGACCTAAAACATAGCCATCTCCATTTAAAAGATTTTTAGCTACTGATAAATAATTCGTAGAGTCGGGACTTAAAAAGCCATTAGGGTTTAAATAAGATTGTATAACTATAGAAAAGGACATACTTATTAAAATTATGAAAAGATATAGATTTTCTTTAAAATCTTCACTGATGTTCATAAGATATCCCAAAGTTATACATACAATATCCAAACAAAACTACCCAACCATCCCACCAAAGTCATCTGCACAAACCCATCCCGCAACAACACCTTTGTCGGGC from Desulfovermiculus halophilus DSM 18834 carries:
- a CDS encoding glycosyltransferase family 39 protein codes for the protein MNISEDFKENLYLFIILISMSFSIVIQSYLNPNGFLSPDSTNYLSVAKNLLNGDGYVLGHDLRREPFAVWPVGYPTLIFIVAKISNLSVFWASKLTNILLILGILITIRKTFRRQSYLYALVLFFSSFICIYSYTWSETLFIFLLLLFCLSIYSLLKTEKPNNFNYILIFLTSISLFMSRYIGAFSFGVIAILALYYLFIENNKKRSIKLILISFGAIIVTS